The genomic stretch AGTCGGACGGATTTGAAATCTCAAGCCATTTGATGCGGTGACGACGAGAGCGACATTTGCCGCCGCCGGGTCCACGCTGTCGCGGAAGATGAGGCCCGCCTTGGAGAAGGGATCGATGTCTGCAAGGCTCTCCACCTTCACGACTGCCACTGCGTCGCCCGCCACCGGCATCGTCACGATGCCGCCCTGGTCGGCGGTTCCCCAGAGATCAGTGCCCGCTGCTCGCACGGTGTAGGAGCCCGGCGCGGTGGCCCGCACGGAAAAACGCTCGACCAGCGGACTAAGCTCGGTGAGCGCGAGGCCGGAGCCATCCGCCAAGCCCACGGCGATCTGGCGAGTGGCGGTGCCGGTGTTGCCATCGTTGGCGGTGGCGGTGACGGATAGATCGTAGAGTCCCGCCGCGAGGTCTCCTAACTCGGCATCGCTGGTGGCCGACCAGTCGTAGGGCGCGATGTTTTCCTGATGCATCAGGACGCCGTTGACGGAGAGTTTCAGGTTGGAAATGGTGCCGCCCGTGGCGCTGGCGTTGACCGTGAGGTTGTTTCCTTGGACGAAAGTCGCGCCCTCCGCCGGGGTGTTGATCGTGACGGCCAGCGGCACGGGTGCAACGGTCGCGCCCCAAGCTCCGGCCCGGGTGAGTGCCATCGCATTCGGCGCGGTGGTGTCGTTGTTCCCGCGGTTCACAAAGCGCACATAGCGGGCACTCCGCGCGACGCTGAAGAGGAAGTCCTCGTTCCATTTGGTGGCGCCGTTGGTCTGCACATCCGAGAGCACGGTGGTGAAGTCCGTGCCGTCCGTGGAGACCTGCACGTCGAAACGCTGCCGGCGCGTCACGCCATTATAGACGGCGACCGTCACGCCTTTGACGGTCCTCGTCGTGCCCAGGTCGATCTGCATGTAGTCGTTAATGTTTCCCACCGAGCAACGCGTGGTGAAGAGCCCATCTTCGTCCACGAGGTTCGAGGCCGGGAAGCCGGACTGGGCGTTTGGCGCGCTCGCGGTGAGGCCCTTGAAGAACGGCTGGTCGGGGTGCCAGCCGAGCGAGCGGGCCTCGTGGAGCGCGAGGAGGTTGTTCGCCGAGTTGCCGCCGTTGACAATGCGCAGGTAGCGGGCGGTGACTTCGGGGAAATAGAAGTCCTCGAGGCCCGCGCTGTTGCCGGAACTCACGGCGTTGGTCCGCCGGTTCGTCCAGGTCGTGCCGTTCGTCGAAGTCTGCACCGTGAAGGTGTGGTTCCGCTGGTCGCCGAGGTAGAAGGCGAGGCCGACGCCGCTGACGGGCCGGTCCTGGCCAAAGTCGAACTGGTAGTATTGTCCGATCCGGTCGATGGAGCCGTAGTTGCCGGTGAGGTCGCCGTCGATGAGATACTGGGGATTGCGATTCGAGTCGGTGGAGTTCGTCGTCGCGGAGCTCACCGGAAAACCTTCCTCGAACTCGGCGAGGCGCAGGGCGGTGTAGTTGCCGGAGGAGGCGCGTTTTTCATCACCTAGCGGAGTGAAGGGATTGCTGTCGCGGTTGCTGTCGTATTGGTGGGGTGTCCAGTCGGTCACGCGGGCGCCCCGTGCGATGAGGTCGGCGACGTAACTGCGCGTATCGTCGTAGAACCAACCGGTGTCGCGGGCGTAAATGAGGCAGATGGTGCGCACTTCGTTCGCGTAGGCCCACCCGAGCAGGTCGGCAGTCCATTGGCGATACGGGGCTCCACGGTCGAAGTAATACTGCGGCGGGGCGTCTGTCGCGACGCCGCCTGCGGCGAGGATGTTCGCCCGGAGTAGATTGAACGCCGAACTGGAGAACGGATTGCTAGAGAGATAGCTGTCCGGATAACCATTGGCCGAGGCGATGACGGCGATGGCCGAGCAACGGGCGGCGTAGGCGTTTCGGGCCGCGGTGGTCTCCGCGGTGGGCAGCGACTCGAGGTTATTGATGCAAACGGTGTCGAGCGTGCTATACCACGCTTTGACAAAGGTGTTGTAAAAGCCGTAGGCGCTGGCACCGCTTCCGCCGCCCGCCGTGCTTTCGATGATCGGGGGCGCGGGGAAGAGGCTCACGATGGCCGCGCGTTGGGTGTCGTTCGTCGCGCCCGCGCCGCTCCAGCCGTTGGGATGAATGAACAACTTGCCGCCCTTGGAGCGGAAGTCCGACGTGTTGCCCGGGACGGTGTCGTCGTCGTAGCCGACTTCGAGCACCGATTGGGTGCCACCGGAGCTAATCTCGACGGCGTGGGCCGGGTGAAGGGCGGAGAGTGCAAAGGCTCCCACCACCAGCCTGCGGATCGGCTGATTGAGTGGTTTTTTTGTTTTCATAGGTTTTTGAGGACGGAATTCTGTAGGATCGCCCTCCCGGCGGCCGAGTGCGACCACGGCAGCCAGCAGGGGGAACTGGGCAGATGTTTTCATTTTGGGTTTTGGTTTCTCTGATCGATGCTCTGGCAGTCCCGCTTGCGTCGGCCGGACTTGCCGGCGCTTCAAGGATTGTAGCGGACGCGGAAGAACGCATGTCCGCTGGTCAGCCGGTTTACCGAATGAAACTGGCTTGAGCGCCAACGTAGAAGCCGGAAGCCGCGGGATGGCTTCCGGCTTTGTCGGAATCGCGGATGCGATTTTGGAACTTAGTTCACCGCCCGGAGGCGGCCGAAAAGCTTGGTGCTCGCACCCTTCGGTACGGTCACGGTTACAGTCTGGGTGTTCGGGCTTCCTCCGGTCGGCGTGCCGATCACGACTCCGGCGCCCGGCGTGCCAGGGGAGATGTTCAGCGTTGTCCAGCCGGTTAAGGTAGTGCCGTATTCAAACGTTTGGGTGGTGTCGGCGGTGGAATCCACCAAGCGGGTGAAGGTGAACACAAAGTTTGAACCCGAAGCGTTCAAGGTCGGCAGGATCGCAGCAGGGGACTCGGCGAGCAGCGGTTCGCCGTTGAGGACGTATTCGAGGAGATTGGCAATCCCGTTGAAATTCGGATCCTGCGTCGCGCCGTTGTTCGCTCCGGTAAGGCCCTTGGAGGTGGCCCACGCGGCGTAGCCCGCGGGCACGACGACTCCGACCTGGATGGTGCCGGTGCCGGTGATAAGACCGCCGGAATTGCCCGAACCATAGATGCCATCATCTTGGGGCAGCCCTCCGATAAACAACGCGCCCACCACATCGGTGCCGGAAAAGTTCAGATCAAGTTGGCCGCCGATGAGAAGGGAGACGGAGGAGGCGTCGTTCAGACTCGGACTGGTGAGGCTGAGCGTGCCTTCGGTCACACTGGTGATGCCGCTGTAGGTATTCGCTCCGGAAAACGTCTGCGTGCCGGATCCCACCTTGGTCACCCCGCCCGTGCCGCTGATGGCACCGGAATAAATCGTGTTTGCAGCGCCGCCGACAGTCAGCGTGCCGGAGCCGAGGGTTACGTTGCCCCCGATCGTTCCGCCGCCCGCGAGCGAACTGACGGTCGTGCTCGTGTTATTCAGGTCGAGAGTTGCGCTGGCTACGTTCGCCAGGGTCACCGTTGCGCCTGTCCCAAAGGCCGAGGACGAGCCCGCACGGAGAATGCCTGAGTTCACCTGCGTCGGCCCGGTGTAACCATTATTTCCGCTCAACACCAATGTCCCCGCGCCAGCTTTTGTCAGGGCGATGTTGACTCCGGGGGCGGTCCCATTAGTGATCAGGCGAGCATCGGCGCCGATCCGGCCGGTGTAGGTATTGGTCGTGCCGGCGGCAATGTCGAGTGTCAGCGTCGCCCCCGTTGCGTTTGAGTTGACGACGGCAGTATTGGCTACCGTGCCAGTGGCGAGCAAGCCCGAGAGACCTTGGTTCTGACCGTTGAGATCAAGTTGGGCGTTGGTGGTGCCTCCGTTTAGAGTCAGCGTTGTCGTCATCGGTAAACGATCAACTCCGTCGGAAAGTTGGATCGACATCCCTCCACCGCCGGAAGTGATTGTCGTGCTGCCGGTATAAGTGTTCGCGTTGGAAAGCACCAGAAAGTGCGACTGTTGCGCGCCGCCACCGGTCGCGACCAGATTGCCCGTGCCGCTGACCACCCCGCTCAGAGTCAACCGGTCGCGGATCGGGGAAAAACTGAAAGTGTTGGTTCCCGTCAAGTTCACTGATCCGGGGAAGGTCGCTCTATTTAGGTTCGCTCCGTTCATGTTCAGGGTGGCGCTGGTGAGGTTGAGCGCGAACTCAGGCAGCAGCAGCGCTTGCGTTTGAGCATCACCGGAAGAGGTGGTGAGTCTGAAAGTCCCACTGTTCACGTTGACCGTCGCGCCGGCGGGGACGGCGTCGAAACTAGTTGCGCCCGCTGCTGGATTCAGCGCCAACGTCGCTCCGGGAGCGACGTTGAAAGTGCTGAAAGCCGTCGTATTCTGAAGGATGGTCGTCCCTTGATTGGCGTTCAGCGCGCCGGTCATCTCGTTGAAGGCGGAAAGCGTCAGCTGGCCGGATCCGCTTTTCGTCAAACCGCCCATTCCGCTGAGGACCGCGCTAATAACGGGGCTTGATATGCCTGTGCCACTGGTGGGATTGACCGTGAGGACCGCCTCGTTGCTCCCAAAGCCCAATTTGCCCGCACCTGAAATGACCCCCTTGTTAGCTCCCGTGGCACCGGAGAACAGCACCGCGCCGCTCGTGTTGGTCAGCGTTGTCTCAAGCGGAATATCCAAGACCGGTGCGGTCACCCCGCCCTCAAGCACGAGCGAATTGATGGTATCGTTCGTGCCGCTCGTGCCTTCGGTGATAAGAATATTTTCGCCCGCCGTCGTCCCGTTGAAAGTGAACTCGTCCTCAAGGTTTAAGGGCCGCAAGCCCGTGGTCGCGTTGTAGGTCACGAAGGTGTTGGCCAAGCCAGTTACCGTGCCCGCTCCTCCCGTGGCCGAAGTCGTTTCCCCCACCAGGAATGGCACGATATGGGTATTCGTCGCCGCACTGTTAATGCCCGTGCTCAGTGCCGCCGTGGTCCCCACCAGAGTCGGCGGTGTGGTGACGATGATGCGTTGAAGGTCGCTCGTGGAATCGAAACCGAGGTCTGTGCCATTGACAAGTGCTACCACGCCGCCCGCGTTGCGCGTGAGACTGGCCAAGGTGAGTGTGGCGATGTTCGTGGGAGTGCCGGCCATGCCGATCCGGGCTTGCCCACCGGCACCGAGCGTCACCGGACCGATCGTTTCCGTGGAAGCACCCGCGTCACTGCCGATGTAATTGAAAAAGCCGCCGCCGTTGAGCAAAAATCCCTGTGTGTCAGCAATGCGGTTGTTGTTGTTGCCGCCCGCCGCCGTCGTGTTGTTCAGCCGGAACTCGCCACCGCCGAGCGTGATCGGCGTGGCCGATGCGCTCAGGCTGCTGGGGGCGCCTGACAGCAGCAATACGCCGCCATTGACCGTGGTAGGACCGGTGTAGGTGCTGACGCCCGACAACGTCGCCGTGCCGCTTCCTATTTTTGTCAGGCCAAGCGCTCCGCCGGTGTTCTGGATCGTTCCGGAAAAGGTCGCGGTTCCGTTGTTGGATCCCAAAGTCAGGATCGCGGGTCCCGCAGCGGAATTATCGACCGTGCCAGTCGCGCCCGCAAGATTGTTGATCGTTTCGCTCAGCCCACTGAGATCAAACGTTCCCCCGGCGAGGGTCACGGTGCCGTTGTTGAAGATTTGATCACCGCCGGTTCCGCCGAGTTTCGCCACGCCGCCTGCATTGACTGTCACCCCGGTGGTCCCGACCACATGGACGGTTTCAGTGCTCGCTTTTGCCAGGATCGCCGTCGCTCCGCTGTTGACGATCATGGAGAATCCGTTGTTGTCGTCAACGCCACCGAAAGTGACTGTGCCAGCGTTGCTGATGTTGACGGATGCGCCGGTCAATTTGGCGTTGATCGTGCTGGAGGTTCCGAGCACACCCGTGTTAACCACTTTGATTCCACCGAAAGTGAGCACGTGCGTGGTATTGGTGCTGCGCTCGAGCGTGTAGCCGGAGGTGGAAAACGTCACCGTGTCCACGTTTATGGCGGCACCCGTGGTCACAGTGCCGGCGGTTCCGGAGAATACCGCGGAGTTGGGAGTCCCAGCGTTATTGGTCCAGACCACATCGGAAGCTCCATTGTCCCATCGAGCGCTGGTGGTGTCCCAAGTGCCAGTGCCTCCAAGCGTGCCGTTGTTGAACAGGCCATCCGCATCCCAAGTCAAGGTGCCGGCGTGGATGCCCGCGGTCGCCACAAAAGTCGCTAGCGAGGCGGTGAAGAAGTGGCCGGAAGGGCGCGAAGAGTTTTTACGGGGTTTCATGGTGGGTTCTTTGTAGAAGTGAGGCCGAGGATGTTGACGTGGAACGATGGATTGATGGATCTCGGAATGGTCTGAACGAACGATGTTCCGATTCACCTAACGGATGTGTCGTTCGACAGGAGCCTCGCCGCTAATTGGGTTGTAGCGGGATTCGATGCGGGTTTTTGAGGCAGGCCTCCGTGAAGATAGCAGCGTCGGAGGTTACGAACATCCCGTGTTCACGGGAATCCGGCAGGTATTTCGAGCGGCAAGGCCAGGAGCGTCTCGAATCCCGAGAGGGGTGCCCGGGTCCGGATTGCGGCGCCCCACGCCGCTCACGGTTCGTAGCGCACGCGGAAGAAGGCGGCTTCCCCGACGAACGGGAAGCTTGCTTCGTAGGTGGCGGCGTTTCCGAGGTCCTGTAACAGCTCGATGCTGGTGGGGGAGACGGACGGCCAGTCCGTCAGATTGATGGAATGTTGGAAAACACGCGTCACGCCGCCGAGGTCCTTGCGCTGGCGGAACTGGAGGCGGAAGGACGGGAGATCGTTCTTTGTGCCTTTGACGCGGTTTAGGTTCCGGTCGTCGAGATGGGGGTTTAGGTCCGTGACGAATTCGTGGAAATTGGTGAGGCCGTCGTGGTCGGGATCCGCGTCGTCGCCGGAGATGGCGGGGTTAGAGAGATCGGCGGGTGAAAAGATGAGGGCACGCCAGCCGGGCAGGGAGTTGGCGGATTTTAAACGAAGATCGCTGAAGGTGGCCGTCGTGCTCTGGGTGTCGTCATGCGAGGTGACGGCGAGGCCGACCGGGGCAGTGGCGGCGAGAGTGGCGGTTTTGGTGCCTGCGCTTGTCCATGTCGTGCCGTTGGTGGAATATGCGGCGGTGAAAACGTTCCCTTGGCGACTCAGGCGCAGCCACACCGGCGCGCTGATCCCGGTCCCTGCGGTGCTGGTGGAAGCGGCACCAGAAGTCGGACGGATTTGAAATCTCAAGCCATTTGCTGCGGTGACGACGAGAGCGACATTTGCCGCCGCCGGGTCCAGGCTGTCGCGGAAGGTGAGTCCCGCCTTGGAAAAGGGATCGATGTTTGCAAGGCTCTCCACATTTACCACGGCCACGGCGTCCCCGCTCAGCGGTTTGGTCACGATTCCGCCTTGGTCAGAGGCTCCCCAAAGATCCGTGCCTGCGGCTTGCACGGAATACGCGCCGGGCCCGGTGGCGCGCACCTTGAAATGCTCTATCAAGGGACCGATTTCGGTGAGCGCGAGGCCGGAGCCATCTGCCAGACCCACGGCGATCTGGCGCGTGGTTTTGCCATGGTTGCCACTACTGGAGATGGCGGCGGCGGAGATATCGTAAAGACCCGCAGCGAGGTCACCGAGCGCGACATCGCTGGTGGGCGACCAGTCATACGGCGCGCCGTTTTCCTGGTGCATCGTGACGCCGTTGACGGATAGATTGAAGTGGGAAATCGTGCCGCCGATGGCGCTCGTGTTCACCGTCAGATTGTTTCCCTGCACGAGATTGGCGTTGGCGGCCGGCGTGTTGATGGTGACGCTCAGCGGCGCGGGATCGACCGGCAGGGGATTCAGCGGACCGGCATCCACCGTGAATTTCTCCGAGGAACCGACCGTGGTCTTGTCGCACTTGAGCGGATCGGCTCCGGCGGTGGGAGTGGTGACGTAGAGATTACTGCTGCTGTCGAGCAGCGAGATCGTGGCGTCCGCATTGAGGCGGACGCGGAATTTCTCTGTGTTTCCGATGCTGGCCTTGTCCGCCTTCATGGTGGTTTGCCCGCCGCCGCTGGAGACAAACAAGTCATTCGCGGTCGCCTTCAACGCGATCTGTCCCTTGCCCGCATCGATCACGAGGAATTTCTCGCCGTCGCCGGCGGTGCTCTGGCTTGCGATCAGCGGGACGTTCGGATCGACAAGATTGGCGGAAACATATTTGCCGTTCGAGTAGGCCTTGAGCGTGATGGTCTTGCCGACAAGGATGGCCCGCTCGGCGAAGACGCGGGCGGTGTACATCATGGTGTCGATGTCGTTCTCGCTGCCGATGGGGAGGCCCTGAGAAACGCTGCTATTGTAGCAGTTGAAAGCAAGGATCTGCGGGAACGCGCCCCGCTTGGCGAGATCCTCGAGGTATTCGCCCGTTTTCTGGTAGAACTGGGTGCCGGAATAGTTCTGAGGAAAGATGATGACGATGGAGACGAGTCCGTTGTCATTGGCCCAGCGGATTTCGTCAGCGACGTATTGTCGGTAGTTGGCATTCCGGCTGAAGTAGAACTCCGGGGGGGCATCGGTGCACATGGTGCCTCCGAGGATCGCCGTGTTGCGTCGGATCGCGAACTTCGGATCCGTGGCCCAAGGGTAAAGCTCTGGGTGGGGCTCGCCGTTGGGAGAATAGATCGGCGAGAAAGTCGACGTGTTGTAGGGATGGAGGCTGCTTTTGAGGAGGTTCGGGTAGGATGGGTCGGACCATCGGTCGACGAAGTTGATCACGATGTACCTGGCGGATGACCAGTAGCCGGGGCCTTTGAAGAGCCGTTGCATGTCGTCGGCCGGCGTCAGGTAGTCGTTGGTGCCCACGGCGGATTCGAGGATGAAGTCCTTGCCACCGAAGCGGGAATAGATGCCGTTGCGGATCGGGGTCGAACTCAACGACCAGCCGAGCGAGTGACAGTAGTACTTGCCGCCGGCCGCGCGGAACCTGGCCGACGAGGCAGGATTGGCGAGGTCCCGGTTGTCCATGTAAGCGGCCGCGGAGGAGCCGCCCGTGCCGTCGGTCGAGGTGGTGCCACCGGCATAGACCTGATACTGCGCCCTGGCGGTAAGGGAGAGAGCGAAGGAGGCGAGGACCGCCAGGGCGTGGAGAAGAATTTTCACTGAGTGGGTCCCGGGTAAAGCACGCGGAAGAACCCGCCTTCGCCGGTGAGGGGGAAGCGTGCTTCGTAGATCGCGGCGTTTCCGAGATCCTGAAGCACATCCACGCTCGAGGGCACCACCTCCGGCCAGTCCGAAAGATCAGTCGATTGCTGGAAAACGCGGGGCGCGCCGCCGAGGTCTTTGCGCTGGCGGAATTGAAGGGTGAATGTCGAGAGGCCGTCGGTGGCGCCTTGGACGCGGTTTAGGTTCCGGTCGTCGAGATGGGGGTTTAGGTCCGTGACGAATTCGTGGAAATTGGTGAGGCCGTCGTGGTCGGGATCCGCGTCGTCGCCGGAGATGGCGGGGTTAGAGAGATCGGCGGGTGAAAAGGTGAGGGCGCGCCAACCAGCCAGGGAGTTGACGGTTTCCAGACGGAAGCCGCTGAAGGTGGCGGTCGTGCTGAGGGCGGCGTTGTGGGAGGTGACCGCGAGGCCGGCTTGGGCGGTCGCGGCGACGGTGGCGGTTTTCGTGCCCGCGCTCGTCCAGGTCGTGCCGTTGGCGGAGAATGCGGCGGTGAAGTTGTTTCCCTGTCGGGTCAGGCGCAGCCACACGGGGGCGGTGATGCCGCCGAACGCTGTGTAGGTGGTGGCGGCTCCGATGGTTGGACGGACCTGGAAGCTCACGCCGTTGGCTGCGGAGAGGATGAAGGCGACGTTCGCTGCGTTGCTCGCCGTGCCGTCGCGAAAGGTCAGGCCAGCCTTGGCCCAGACGTTGGTGTTTGCGAGACTCTCCACTTTGACGATTGCCACGGAGTCGCCAGTTATTGGTCGGGTGACCAGGCCGCCCTGATCCGAGCTTCCCCACAAGTCGGTCCCTGCGGCGCGCACTGAATAGGCAGCCAGCGCGGTATTGCGCACGGTGAAATGCTCGAACAGCGGGCCGAGTTCGGTGAGCTGGAGGCCGGAGCCGTCGGCCAGACCCACTGCAATCTGGCGGGTGGCAGTGCTGGTGTTGCCACCGCTGGCGGTGGCTGTGACGGAGAGATCGTGAAGGCCTGCCGACAGGTCGCCGAGCGCGGCATCGCTGGCCGCCGACCAGTCGTAGGGCGCGGTGTTTTCCTGATGCATCAGGACTCCGTTGACTGAAAGCTTGAGGTTGGAAACGGTGCCGCCGGTGGCGCTGGCGTTCACTGTGAGATTATTACCCTGAACCAGACTGGCGCCTTCCGCTGGCGTGTTGATCGTGACCACCAGCGGCACGGTTGCGGTGCCGGATCCCACGCCGGACGCGGGACCGGTAACTCCCAGTCGCTCGCCCAACACCTTGTAATAATACGGGGTGCCGCTACTCAGTCCGGTGTCGGTGAACGTGGTGGCCTCCACTCCGGTGGCGATGGTCGTGTAAGTTCCGCCGGAGGAGGTGGCGCGCTGGACCTGATAGCTCGAGGCCTCCCACGAGGGAGACCATTCCAATGTCAATTGCCCGCTGCCGGACGTGACCGCGGGCATGCCCGGCGTGGCCAGGGTGGCTCCGAAGGATGTCTGGCTGAAATTCGCCTGGCTGACGGTGCGATATTGGCGCGGAGTGAAGGCAATACTGCCGTAGATGGTGCCACCAAGATCGACCGTGGTGGATTCCACGGCGGTCCACGACGTGCCGTTGGTCGAATAGGAGGCGGTGTGGGTTGTGCCGTTGCGTTCCAAGCGCAGCCAGACGGGCACGGCGATGTTCGGAATCGTTTTCACCGTCGTGGGACTGCCGTTGCCGGTTGCGCGCACTTGGTAAAGGAGCCCGGAGGTGCCGTTCGCGTTCACCGTGAGCAGCGTCATCGGGTTGCCGCCCGGCCGCCCGGCCGTGCCACGGAACATCAAGCCCGCCTTTCCCCCCGAGTTCTGAAAGCTGTCCACCCGCGTCACCAGAGTCGTCGTCCCGGAAATGGTCCGGCTCAGGATGGCTCCTTCGTCGAGATACGCCTGGAAATCCCGCCCCGCGCCGGTCAGCACGTAACTCCCCGGCCCGGTCGCCCGGCTGGTTTGATAAATTCTTTCGTCGGAATGGGTTTCACGCGAACTCAGGCCGCTGCCGCTGGGCAGGTTGATATTGACGCGCTGCACCTCGGTGCCGATGCGTCCCAGCGCATCGGTCGCGATCGCGGAAAAATAGTAACTGCCCGACGGCAGATCGGCCAGCAGGGAGGAATCGGCGGCGTTCCACGTGTAAGGCGCGGCCGTTTTGCGGGCGATGAGGTGGTCGTCGAGGTAGAGGTCCACCGATGAGATTGCCGTGGAGCTCGCGCCCACGGCGGTAACGGTCACGCTGAGGTCCGTGCTCTGCGGCAGCGCGGCCGGCGGGGTGACCGAACTCAAACTCGTGAACGTGACGACCGGTGGTGGATTCTCCTGCCGATACGCCAACTGCGCGGAGTAAATGTCCTGCGGGCTCAGGTTGGCCGGCGTTATTTTCTCGTGCCAATAGTCGGTCAGGGGCCCGGTCCACAGGTTGCCGAAGGCACCGGTCCACTGCATTGCGGTGGCGTCCGCCGTCTTGGTGCCGACTGACACCGTGCGCAGCCACTTCGCCACGGGCTGATTCGCTGCGGAGCGGATGTTCCAGTAAACCGTGCCCATCGTCGTGCCGGTGCTGGCGGAGTTCTCCGGCTCGGTCACCGTGGCATTGCTGGTATACGGATTGCCTGTGCCGCAATCGATGTCCGAGTACAGGTTACGCACCGGATCTTCGGCACCGATGTTCGAGTGATTGTCGAGCGCGACGTTTACCCCGCTGCCCGAGGAAAAGACGTTGTCGGTGGCATTCGCCTCCACTGAAAGCTCGTGCAGCAGGTCGCAGTTGAAGCGAAACCCGCGCACAAGGTTGTTATCGCCATAAAGATCGATCCCGTGGTGCCCCGTGCTGCCGTTGGCGGTGCGCCCGGACTCTACGTCGAATTGGGTGTCCAGGATCGAGTTATAAGTCCCGCCGCCGTCGATTCCGTAGTCCACGTTGATCATCCGGATGTTTCGGATCCAGCAATTTGTAGCCCCGGCAAAATCAATTCCATTCTGCCCGATCTCATTAAAATGTCCCGCGTAGGGCGTGGGCGGAAATTTGATCGTCAAGCTCTCGATGCCCTTTTCACTCCCGCCCTGGATCCGGAGAAATCCGCCGCCGAAGCTGTAGTCCCCGCCGTATTCCGCTGTCAGGTTGGTGTTGATCTTGATGATCACGCCGTCCCGGCTTTCCCCGCGCAGCACGGTGTTATTCTTGGAGACGTTGACGTATCCGCTGATCAGATAGTTTCCGTTGGGTATGTGGACGGCCTTGTTGGCCGGGCACGCCGCCAGCGCCGCGTTAAAAGCCGCCGTGCAGTCCGTCGTGCCGTCTCCCACCGCCCCGTGGTCCGTCACGTCCACCCCCGTTGACCAACTCGGGATTTCCTGTTCTCCCGCGCGGTATCCAACTTTCGACCAATCCTTGAGCACCGCCCGATTCCAAGTGGAGCCGTTGTTTCCCCAGATCTGCGAGTATTGCACCGGCACGATGATTTCGCCGACGACGCTCGCGAAAGTGCTGCCGAGGCGGACATTGTCGAAATTCACCGAAGCGGCGGAAGTGGAGCCGGCGACGGTGCTGGTCCCCCCGGCGAAAAGCCGAAGCGCCGAAATCGTGCCCAAGTTCACCGAGGTGTCATCGATGTAGGCGGTGGCCGGTTCGGTGGTGCCTGCGGGATTCAGGTAAAAGCGGACGCGATCCAGATTTCCCGAAGCGTTGAAGGTGATGCGCCCCACGACCAGCGATTGCGTGGCGTTGTAAGCCACGGGAGAGGCTGAGTTGGCGACGCTGAAGCTGTTGAGGTAATTGATGCCGAAATTTCCGCCGGTGCTGAGGGCGGCGTTTGCGTTCGAATTTTGTCCGAAGGCGATCTTCTCCCTCTCCCCGCTCTTCTGGCTGTCCGTGGTGCCGAAAAAGGCGAAATTCGTGGTGCGCCCGGTGTTCAGCGTGTTGAGCGCCGTGTGGTAGCTGAAGTAGAAATCGCCGCTGTCCACGATCTGGCCGAGGTCCCGGAAGGCCAATGCGCTGGACGAGGTGCCGTCGATGACGGCCTGGCCGCCGGTCACGATCGCGCTCGAGGCGGCAGGGGTGAGAGTCACTCCGGTGGAGGTGGAGCTACCCCAGGCGGCGCTGAATCCGTTTCCGCCGCTCGCGGTGTTGGTCTGAAGATTGGCGCCGTCGGAGTAAGCGAAGGAGTCCGAGGCGCTGCCCTGATAGGCGGCCGCGCCGGCCGGATGGAAGTGGAGATGCGCCCAGAGGGTAAAAGCGATGGCGGGTGATCGATACGTTCTCATGGCGGCGGGTTTCCTGGCAGGGTGGGAAGGCCTTTAACGTTTGATTGGACCAGCGGGCGGAGCCACCGTCTTGCGAACCGGACACGGGGAGAATGACTTGGATTTCTGGATCCCTGCGGAGGGAGAGCGCTGGGGGCATCCAGGGATTCGCAGA from Luteolibacter arcticus encodes the following:
- a CDS encoding Ig-like domain-containing protein, whose product is MKILLHALAVLASFALSLTARAQYQVYAGGTTSTDGTGGSSAAAYMDNRDLANPASSARFRAAGGKYYCHSLGWSLSSTPIRNGIYSRFGGKDFILESAVGTNDYLTPADDMQRLFKGPGYWSSARYIVINFVDRWSDPSYPNLLKSSLHPYNTSTFSPIYSPNGEPHPELYPWATDPKFAIRRNTAILGGTMCTDAPPEFYFSRNANYRQYVADEIRWANDNGLVSIVIIFPQNYSGTQFYQKTGEYLEDLAKRGAFPQILAFNCYNSSVSQGLPIGSENDIDTMMYTARVFAERAILVGKTITLKAYSNGKYVSANLVDPNVPLIASQSTAGDGEKFLVIDAGKGQIALKATANDLFVSSGGGQTTMKADKASIGNTEKFRVRLNADATISLLDSSSNLYVTTPTAGADPLKCDKTTVGSSEKFTVDAGPLNPLPVDPAPLSVTINTPAANANLVQGNNLTVNTSAIGGTISHFNLSVNGVTMHQENGAPYDWSPTSDVALGDLAAGLYDISAAAISSSGNHGKTTRQIAVGLADGSGLALTEIGPLIEHFKVRATGPGAYSVQAAGTDLWGASDQGGIVTKPLSGDAVAVVNVESLANIDPFSKAGLTFRDSLDPAAANVALVVTAANGLRFQIRPTSGAASTSTAGTGISAPVWLRLSRQGNVFTAAYSTNGTTWTSAGTKTATLAATAPVGLAVTSHDDTQSTTATFSDLRLKSANSLPGWRALIFSPADLSNPAISGDDADPDHDGLTNFHEFVTDLNPHLDDRNLNRVKGTKNDLPSFRLQFRQRKDLGGVTRVFQHSINLTDWPSVSPTSIELLQDLGNAATYEASFPFVGEAAFFRVRYEP
- a CDS encoding Ig-like domain-containing protein, with the protein product MRTYRSPAIAFTLWAHLHFHPAGAAAYQGSASDSFAYSDGANLQTNTASGGNGFSAAWGSSTSTGVTLTPAASSAIVTGGQAVIDGTSSSALAFRDLGQIVDSGDFYFSYHTALNTLNTGRTTNFAFFGTTDSQKSGEREKIAFGQNSNANAALSTGGNFGINYLNSFSVANSASPVAYNATQSLVVGRITFNASGNLDRVRFYLNPAGTTEPATAYIDDTSVNLGTISALRLFAGGTSTVAGSTSAASVNFDNVRLGSTFASVVGEIIVPVQYSQIWGNNGSTWNRAVLKDWSKVGYRAGEQEIPSWSTGVDVTDHGAVGDGTTDCTAAFNAALAACPANKAVHIPNGNYLISGYVNVSKNNTVLRGESRDGVIIKINTNLTAEYGGDYSFGGGFLRIQGGSEKGIESLTIKFPPTPYAGHFNEIGQNGIDFAGATNCWIRNIRMINVDYGIDGGGTYNSILDTQFDVESGRTANGSTGHHGIDLYGDNNLVRGFRFNCDLLHELSVEANATDNVFSSGSGVNVALDNHSNIGAEDPVRNLYSDIDCGTGNPYTSNATVTEPENSASTGTTMGTVYWNIRSAANQPVAKWLRTVSVGTKTADATAMQWTGAFGNLWTGPLTDYWHEKITPANLSPQDIYSAQLAYRQENPPPVVTFTSLSSVTPPAALPQSTDLSVTVTAVGASSTAISSVDLYLDDHLIARKTAAPYTWNAADSSLLADLPSGSYYFSAIATDALGRIGTEVQRVNINLPSGSGLSSRETHSDERIYQTSRATGPGSYVLTGAGRDFQAYLDEGAILSRTISGTTTLVTRVDSFQNSGGKAGLMFRGTAGRPGGNPMTLLTVNANGTSGLLYQVRATGNGSPTTVKTIPNIAVPVWLRLERNGTTHTASYSTNGTSWTAVESTTVDLGGTIYGSIAFTPRQYRTVSQANFSQTSFGATLATPGMPAVTSGSGQLTLEWSPSWEASSYQVQRATSSGGTYTTIATGVEATTFTDTGLSSGTPYYYKVLGERLGVTGPASGVGSGTATVPLVVTINTPAEGASLVQGNNLTVNASATGGTVSNLKLSVNGVLMHQENTAPYDWSAASDAALGDLSAGLHDLSVTATASGGNTSTATRQIAVGLADGSGLQLTELGPLFEHFTVRNTALAAYSVRAAGTDLWGSSDQGGLVTRPITGDSVAIVKVESLANTNVWAKAGLTFRDGTASNAANVAFILSAANGVSFQVRPTIGAATTYTAFGGITAPVWLRLTRQGNNFTAAFSANGTTWTSAGTKTATVAATAQAGLAVTSHNAALSTTATFSGFRLETVNSLAGWRALTFSPADLSNPAISGDDADPDHDGLTNFHEFVTDLNPHLDDRNLNRVQGATDGLSTFTLQFRQRKDLGGAPRVFQQSTDLSDWPEVVPSSVDVLQDLGNAAIYEARFPLTGEGGFFRVLYPGPTQ